From the genome of Prionailurus bengalensis isolate Pbe53 chromosome D1, Fcat_Pben_1.1_paternal_pri, whole genome shotgun sequence:
CTGTTTCCTCACCAGGAAATTGGAGATGGTAACACCTAGTATTCAGGACATACTGTGGTTACTCTCCTGCCAAGTTGATTCAGTTCCTAAATTGtggggtgttgttgttgttgttgttggaaaagggagaaagaggcgAAAAAGAGATTAAGGGAGGAGGTAATGAAGGAAAAGGGACACAGGTGTCACGGATGTGGCACAAGGGACGCTGGATGAGGATGAGCGAGCCCAGGCTTGTCCTCGCCACGTGCTGGCGGTGTGGCCTCGAGCCAGACGCGTTCCCTCGCTGAGCCTGGGTGTCTCACACCCAGCCCTTTACAAGGTCTCCGTTTCTGGCAAGAGCAAAGTGCAGGAAGACAGTGGAGAAGCCCCAGGACCCAGAGGCCCGCTCACCTGGACAGGAGGGGCAGCAGTCCCCAGGGGGCGCGGAGGGGTCCGAGCAGGCCGGCTGGCAGGGCACCTTCTCACAGCTCACCTCTCCCAGCTGGGGAAGCACAGGGACACACGTGAGGAAGCCCCATCCCGTCCCAGGACAGCACCGCACGTGCCTCTTACGCCCACAGAAAGCTCCGGGGACAGAGGCTGGACAGCAGGGCCGCTTTAAGGAGACCACAAACAGGGAGGATACCATCAAATCTGGAGGCATGCTGGCCGGCAATTAAAGctgggaaggcaggaggaaggcGGGCTTATGTTGGCTGAGGGGACTTAACAGTTTTGCAAAGGGACAACAGGCCAGACGCAGTGCCTGGCCGGGCAGCCCCTGCGTCCCCAGGCCCAGCTTACCTGGCACGTGCACTGAGTACAAGGCTCATCGTCCAAGGTGAACACCTGGCCGTTCACCACCTTCCTTCCCTCGTAGTTGCAATCTGCAGGGGCAGAGGGGATAGGGCCATGAGGGCCAAGGCCCAGCTGGGAGCCACGGACATAGGGGTGCTGGTCCCACTCACCTCTGCAGACCGGGCAGCATTCCCCGTCGGGGTGGAAAGGGTAGGTGCAGGTGATGGGGCAGTCCACCGGGGAGCAGGCCACCGAGCCCAGCTGCAggacacagaaaacacacaagGCCTTTTGCTCCGAGCAGCTGATGGGACACTCGGGAAGGACAGCAGCATAACCACGGAGCGACCATCGGAGCCACCACGGTTGGGGGACAGGTTCGTTCACTCAGTCTGTCTTCTCGACAGAACTCAAGCCCCACAGAGCCAAGGGCCTGGCCTTGACCGTGCCGCTCATCTTTCAACAGATCCCTGCCGATCAAATCCACAAAATACCCAGGAAAGGTGAGCACCAGAAACCGAGGAGACAGAAGGACCCAGAAGCCTGAAGCTCCCGGAAGCACGTGAACAAATAGGGCCACTCAGAGGCCCGAGAGTTCACCTGAGTTTCTCTGTTTCTGTAGACCTTGTCCCTTTCCACTCGGCGTGCTCACTCGACTGGCCTCGGACGTTTTCAGCATGACAAGGAATAggactttttcccccattttccaaACACTAAATGATGTTAACTATCTCGCATGCTTTTTCAGACCGAGAGGCAGCCTGGCTTAGGGGCAAAGGTTCACCTCCTGGAGCGCAGACTCAGAATACTAGGATTCGATTCTTGGCACTTGAGTGGACCAGTGTGAGAATCTTGAGGGAAGGACTTCGTCTCTccgtgcctcactttcctcacctaGCAGATGGACATGACCCTGGCACCTACCTCAGAGGATTCCCCCGAAGATTAACTGAGCTCATGCAGAGAGAGGGCCGAGAGCTGGATCGGCACACAGCAAGAAGTCGATGATGGGAGTATATCACAGATTCCAGCTCAGAGTCCTGGGCTTGAGGCCTTCACCTGCACCCTCAGCGAGCACGCACGTGTTTACTACTGGGAGCCCCCAGGACTCCCCCTGATCACCCAGAAGCGGAGGGCTTTCGCTGGGcaggcttaaaaaatatttctctggcCCCGAGTAAAGATTCATCCTCGGTAGGGCTGGAGGGAGCCAACTTTCACCGTGACCCAGGATGACTTTTCTCTTGGAAGGTTCTGGATTTTGCCTCCAAGGTTCATGAGCAGGGGTCAGTGTCTGTGGAGTTTCCACAGACGGGGGTCAGGTCTGGGTGGTCCTTACCAGGCAGATGCAGCTCAGACATGGGTCCAGCACGGATGGGAAGGTCTGGTTGTTGTAGAAGATTTTGCCTGTGTAGGTGCAGCCTGCCAGGGAAAGCACGGGGTGAGCGCCAGCCAGGAAGGTGGCTGGTGACCAGGTGCCTGCCAAGGATGAAGGTCCAAGAGTTTTCTGGGGAGCAAAGGTCAGGCCAGCCCCAGGCAGTCAGCGCGGGGTTTGGAGAAGAGACAAAACACAGGTCTGGACTGGGcgcggactttttttttttggcactggATTTAGCAGAGGGGTCAGAGTGGCTCTTCTTCCAGGGAGGGAAGcgtttcctcccctgcccctcactggGCAAGATCAAGCCAGGGGGACTGGGAGACACAACCTGAGAGCCCGGCACCACAGCCATCCTCTCTGCTCCCCCGTCGACCCCCCACCTTCCAGAACATTCCCCCACACCGCCTCCCTCCACTTCCCCAAGCCCGCAGAGGCCAGATCTGAGGGCTGCCACCTCGATGCCATTTATCACATTCTAGTAAGTATAAAAGGAGGTGACAGGACAACAGGAAAGTCTTTTATCatgtatatgtgttatatatattatttgttacTTATAGATACATGTTATAGATACGTTATATATAGATAAAGATACTTATGTCttgaaaagagatgaaaaaaacaaaaccatgaggCTAAAAGTGATAAGGggccttttaaattgtttttatttttgctctctgTATGTTCAatacttttgaaataataaaacaggtgaaaattaatataaaaaaaataagtatcggggagcctggctggctgagttgcaagagcatgtgactgttgaacttggggttataagttcatgtcccacgttgggtgtagacattatgtaaaaataaaaattttttttttaaataaaattttaaaaaatggaaaaaagtatcatttttttaagtttacttattttgagagagagagagaaagaccactcatgcaaacaggcagagagagagagagagagagacagagaatcccaagcaggctccacactgtcagcgcagagcctgatgaggggctcaatcccacaaactgtgagatcatgacttgaaatcgagagtcggacactcaagtgacggagccacccaggcacccccaaaaagtatcatttttatattctctcaCTGTTCCCTGTTTCACAGGTGTGAACCTTTGTCACCCCACCTAGGCTACAAACTCAGCAtatctttctctttgcttctagCACCCAGACCAGGCCTGCCTTGGGCAAACTCCTTTACGAACCACCcccctcactttcctcatctgtaaaatgggtttctCCCACGGGGCTGCTGTGAGGGATGACCGGAGATAAAGCCTGTGTGGTCCTGTCTGGAGAAACCTGGGGCAGGGTGAGCCTAGatgtgggggggaaggggtgctGTGTAGCCCCACAAGCAGGAAATTACCTGCTGAACAATCCGGACAGCACTGTCCAGGGATCCGAATTGGGTGAGGGCAGGAGTCCACGCAGTCTGTCCTCTTGCAGCTCACTGAGCCATCTgcctgaaggaaggaagaacttcACCCAGACCCCACCTGACACACCGGGCCCGGCCTCCTTGCCCgaccccaccctccctcccaccagagAGGGCAATGCCTCAGACTGGCCAAGGCTTGCCTGGAGGGCGCCATGATGCAGCTAGGACGTGGCAGGTACCCCCACACAGAGGACCGGCTCCTTGGGAAAGGGGGTGTGAGCCTTCCGGGAAGGCTTCCCTATCTAAGGAGAAGGAAGGTCAGAGCGGGGTTTTGGTCTCCTCGGCTTCCTGTCCTTCTCTGGCAACAGCCAAAGCTCACCACCACCCCATCcaaattctctcagcttttcccTGGAACCCTGGCTCACCCCAAACCTATAGAGTACaataaaatcctatttttataGAAAACTATTCCACCGGAAATGTCTATTTCAGAAGACAAAAGCACCACAtatggtttcttttcttccctccgaGAATCTGAACGTTGACAAAACTTTCTTAGACTACGAGTGCCCTGGGTCAGTCACAAAGGGGAAAGGCAGCAGAGGTACCCTCCTCCCGACTGTAATCCCAAGGAAACGTTCCCAAGTTCTGCAAGGGTCTAAGGCTTTTTAACAAATGGCGCATCCAAGGTACTTGGGGGCTGTGCCTCTCGCACACCAGTGTGCACATGGGTCACTGGGgactaaaatgcagattctgagccCGGAGGTCTGAGCAGCCTGGAGAGTGTGCGTGTCCAACAGGCTCCAGGTGATGCCGAGGACACCGCCGGTGCAGGGACctcattttgagaaataaagcTCTAAGCTCCGAGGCATGAATCAAGAACTCGAAACAAAAGCCAACGTGCGTACTCAACGAGCCGAAACAATAGTGTTTCTTGGTAAGTGGCTATGTTGGCATATCGGGGTCAACCGGACTCTAAAGCTCGAGCACCCCCTCCTTATCCATTTCTGATGAACTGAGGTCACAGATTCACGTTCCCAAAGGAAACACTGCAGCTTCGCAGGAAACGCCTGCACTACTGAGCCGCGGGCTGTTACGCCCCTTCAGTTACCTGTGCCCGGGGAAACCTGCTCTTGGGACCCGAGTCCTCGCAAGCAGCGTGTGGCACCCCATTTAGGCAGGCTGCCAAGCTCCACTGTTCCAAAAGAGCTACCGAGGACAGAAGAAACTGGGTCCCAGCCCCTCCTGTAAACATGGAACCTGCCAGCATGGGAGGGAGACGAGGGGCGGGCTGAGGCGGCCCGGCTTCTGGAGCAGGGGGTGCCCAGCCCGGAGGGCCCGCGCAGGGCAGAAGGGCTTGCTCGGGGCGAGGCAGGGACCGCCGGGGGAAGCAGCTGAAGGCATGCACGCTGTCATTCACCTGGCAGATGCATAACTCACAGGGGTCACCGGGAGACCAGATCTGTCCAATAGGAAACTCAACCCCGTTGTCGTCGAGAGAGCAGCCTGGCCGGGGGACAGTGAGGGAGAAAGCTCGGGTGGGCGCGAGCGCCAAGGAGGTGCTGAGCGCCCACCGGACCTACAGCAACACCCCACCAAGGAcagcctcctctgctccctcacACTGCCCAGGCAGCTCCCCGGGTGTCTGTCCCGCCACCTGCTGGACCCAGGGGCTGCCCGCAGCTGTCTGTGGGCTCCCTCAGTTAGTGACTCTTCCCTCCAAACGTGTGCCCGGTTCACACAGGCACCTCGCACAGACATACAGTTAACCTACAAacccataaacacacacattcacacacacacgggcacactCGCACAAATACtgcaaacacatatacacacacacacacacacacacacacactcatagagACATACACGCTTACAGAAACACACACCCTAAGTCTTTGCACGCAAAGCTCAGCCTCCCTCCTGGAGGGCATCGCCCTGGGCTGGAGGGCATCGccctggggtgcagggctgggggccCTCACCTGTCATGGGTGTGGGCTCCCGACAGGTGAAGCAGCACTGTCCAGGGCCCAGCCACCACTCCTCTCGGGGACAATCCAGTTCCGGACATGGTGTGAAGGAACATTCCACCTCCCCGTTCTGGAAGAGAACCAGGCACACGGGCCAGTGAGGGCAGCTCCCCGGCCCTGGGCCATCTGAAAGCTGAAGAGGAGGCTGCCAGGCTGCTGCTGTCATTCTCCTAAAAGTGACAAAGAATCtccagggatgggggtgggggtggctgggggtAGGCCAGGAGCACGTTCTGGGACGTCCCAGCTGTTGGGCTGGGGGTTTCCGCCTGCCCAGGCCATAGCCCCAGCACCCCTTCCCTCCACTTGTGCAACAGCCTCCTGCTCTCACCCCAGTGCACCCTCACTCTGCAGCCACAGAACGTTCTCGAGCACCAATATGATCGCACAGCTCCACCAATTAAAACCGGTCATCAGCTCTGCCAAGTCCAGAGCCCTCAGCCTGGCCAGAAAAGCCCTTCCTGAGTCTGTGGGAGAGGCTGTgaggccccctcctccccgcgACCCCTTCCTCTAAGGACTGCCTTTGGTTGACAGCCGCCGAGTCCTTCAGGTGCCCGGATGGTTTCTTCACCCCCACTTCCCAGAGAGCAGAGGGAGTGTATACAACTAACTGATGCGAGCTCCCTGATCTCTGCGCACACCCGTCTCTGCCGTGCAACTCCCTCCGGAGCTCCCTGTGGAGTCAGCCTGAGACCCCGTCTTCACCtggctccttcctctgcccttggCTGCCATTCCGAAGATGACTTACACGAGaatcctgccccaggccctgcttCTCAGACCCCAACTCAAGGACCCTCCCTACGCACAGCTTCCCCTCTGGCCTAGTCTCTTGCACTCTGTGCCCCAGGCAGCAGGGACACGTTCAGGCCTTAGAACGGGCTGTGCGTTCTCGCTTCTGCCGGGCACACCTGCCTCAggctcctctccctcacccctcaggTGTCAACTTAACAtccctcctccaagaagccttcccttcCGGTGAGGAGCCCCAATCACCAGCCCACAGCCCACCTAGGTTGTGGGCTCCCTGAAAGAGGGGACTGGGGCTGTCTCGTGCTTAGCTGTGTCCCCAGCATTTGGCATTGCtttgggcacacagtaggtgttctaTAAATAGCTCTGCTGAAGGGTGAACTCCAAGGAGACTGTGGGCAGGCCTTGGTGAACGCGGGTAATGCCcctgctgcctcagtttcccttctgcCATGTGGCAGCTCCTAGTCTCCTGGTCGAGGCATGCTGGGAAAGTCCTGcgccctgctcccctcccccacacccacctACCTGGCAGACACAGGTGGTACACTCATCACCTCCCACACTGAACACAGCCCCGTCTGCGTACCACCGGCCGTGGAAATAGCATCTCACtgcagaggagaaagggagaggcagctaaagagaaaggggaacagtggggagtggggggcccTCGGGAAGCTAACACTGCCACCATGCCCTCCAGTATACCCCACACTCAGGGAGCCAACCGCTCCCCTCCAAACCCTTGACAAAAAAAATAAGCTGTTGCTTAAAAACTGATGGAGAGTGAGTCAAGTGCAAACTAAGGTCCTTAACCAAAAAGGGAGGGAATCCCGGAATAactaagagtaagaaaaaaaaaaaagaagaagaaatgaaaggagactGGCCCAGACACCCAAGACAAGGTCTGGGACAAATGACATCCCCTGGAGGTAGGGAGGAGTCAGTGAGAGCCTCTCCTCTGAAGACTGCCCCCCTACAGATAAAAacagcctaggggcgcctgggtggctcagtcggttgagcctcccctctgactttgactcaggtcatgatcttgtggtttgggagttgaagccccgcgtcgggctctgtgctgacagctcagagcctggagcctgctttgaattctgtgtctccttctctctctgcccctcccatgctcatgctctgtctctctctgtctctcaataataaataaacgttaaaaaaaattttttttttaaaaacagcctaAAAATTGGCCCAGGTCCCCCTGGCTTAGTCAGATTGCCTtcggttcaaatcccagctacGCAACCCACTAGGGAGGGATTCAAGGGGACATACTTAATTTGTCTAAGCCACAATcttttcatctgtagaatggggttGATGAGAACTGATAAAAGCTCCTACTTCATAGGCAGTATATTACCTATTCAGAAATGTCTTAgctaaaaataatacttaaaagttaagaaaataattttttaggggcgcgtgggtggctcagttggttaggcatccgacttcggctcaggtcatgatttcacggttcgtgggtgtgagccccacgtctgggtctgtgctgacagcttgcttgggattctgtctctctctctctctctctctctctctctctgcccctcccccactcgcactcagtctttctctctctcaaataaataaatattttttaaaacgttaaacagatttaaaaatttaaaaaaaaaagaatttttttaaagaacaccagCTTTGAAATCAGGCAGCCTTGATTTCCAGTTCTGTTCTGATATTAACTGGTCATGATGTCTCTGGGCAGCAATGACTtccgtgagcctcagtttcatcatctatgaaatgggcCTCTGAATCGTACTCCCTCAAGGCTGTGCCACATGGATTCAATGAGATCAAGGGCTGGCAGGCAGCAGCACAGAGCCGTCGGGGAACATTTGTGATGATGATGAGGTCATCCCAGGAAAAGAGAACCACATTTTCAACAAAGGACCAACTCattagtggggaaggggagacgCCCTTCCAGTCTCAAGACAGAGCCATGCCAAGGATAGACTCACACCCCTTCCTGGCCGTGCTGAAGGCGCCTCCTAGAGCAGGGGCAGACTGGGCTGTGAGCCCAATCTAGCATCTAAAGCACCATGCACATAGTAGGCGCTCAGTTAAGCTGGCACTTTGAAATGCTTCACTTGATTGGAGTTTCTGAAGCAAAACTCcatctccttcccctgctctgttcACCCTGCTcccaaaaacacacacaaaggcCAAGTCCCCCACCCGGACCCCAAAGACTCACTTACCTGGAATACAAGTACAACAATCTGACTTCAGGGGGGTCTGACAGGGGCCGGGAGGACACTCAGGGGACATGCAGGACACATTTCCGGCCTGAGGAGGGGAGAgatggtggtgggtgggggcagaggggaggagggaaaccaGGCCCCAAGGCCCCTCAAGCTCATTCCGTATCTCACACCACCCCTCAAGCTTCCTGTCCAAGACCAAAGCCTCCAAAAGGAAGCCATCCCAAACCTTTTGAATGCCACCATGGTGACAACAAGGACAGTGTGCAGGGACTTAGTTCCTGGCATTTGCTACGGTGTGGTGAGAACATCCTCCCACGGCACatagaagcttctggaaggatGCCGGGAAGAGGCAAACAGAGGTTCCTCCATCAAAGACACCTTCCTGTACATCTGAGTTTTGAACCATGTGACTCTATTGGCTATtcaaagaattaaatttaaaacttacttttttattaaaaaatatttttaacatttatttattttgagagagagagagtgagagtgtgtgtgtgtgtgtgtgtgtgtgagcaggggaggatgagagcgagagggagggcgagggagaatcccaagcaggctctgcactgtcagcacagagcctgacgtggggctcgaacccacgaaccgtgagatcatgacctgaaccaagagtcagacgcttaatggactgagccaccggggtgcccgttaaaacttaattttaaatttgaagttaaggcaaaaaaaaaataaaaaataaaaatcccccgcctcaaaaaaataaaaaaataaaaaatacccccccccccccacctctggagCCACAAGAGGTGAGTTGCAGTGTTTGCTCCTCCACGAACGAGTTGTGCGACTCTGGACAATGTCCATCACCTCACTTAGCCTCAGTCTCCCTATCCGTGAGATGGGGTGGAAGAGGTGCCTCCGTCGGGGATCGCTGAGGATACACACAATGACATGATCCACGAAAGCGCTTGGCCACTGCGTGTGTGTGGCACACAGGAAGAGCCCAGGAAAGCGTGGAGGTGGCTGTCTACCTGCCTCACCCCCCATCTCACACTGCAGCCTCTGCGGTCACCGCCAGGCCAGTGATGGTCAGAGGCTGGTAGTGAGGGTTGGCGATCAGAGCCCGGGCCTTGGATACAGACAGACCTCTTGCCACCTCCCGGCCTCGGTCTTTTCATCTGTGGAACAGGGACAGTAAAGCCGACCCAGACGAGCTGCCAGGAGCCTCGGGTAAGGCAACAGATGAAAGGCCCCGAGCCCCGTGCCTGGTGCACGCTGCGTGCTCATAATCAAATCTGTGTGACGGCACCTGGCGTCACAGTaggaacacagtaggtgcttcaTAACCATTCTTACAGAAGTGAATTTGCCTAAAGCGAAATAATACTCTTAACAAGCAGCGTCTGGTAATaagcctcctccctcccagaTGTGGATACCTTTATTGTGCTGGCAAATATTTTGCCTGGAGAGAAAAACAGCCTCCCTGGTGGGAAGTTTCCGAGGGAGTTTCATCCCCTCCCCTTCCTAGACAGATGGACCCTGTTTGCCTGTTGGCTCTTTCCTGCTCAGCAGAAGCCTCCCTGACTCCACAGACCCCCACGCCTTTAAATTCGACAGATTCCAACCAAAATCCACAACCTGGGAACTCTCCTTCCATTTGACAAGCTCACTTTTAACACCCgatctttccctcttcctctaaAACCCCCAAAGGTTAGGAAAACACCCGCGAGGCTTCAGGGCTCTTGTGAGGCTCACCATGCAGACGCAGACGGTGCAGTTCTCATTGGCAGGTGAAAACACGTCCCCTTCGGCTCGGATGACGCCACTGTGAAAACAGCCTTTGAAAGACAAACAAGAGTGGAGGCATCAGACCTCTTCAAAGTGGTGGAAGCTTGAGATCTCATTACTTTTCCAGGCATAACGTACCTGGAACATTCTCTCACTAGCCAGGATGTCCTGAGAGTGGCAGATCCAGGCACCCAGAACTGTGCAGTcctaggaccccccccccccccgaggggtAAGCAAGAAACACCCACATCAGATGGCCCAGGAGGGCTCCATTCGTGTCTGTAAACCTAGAACTATATGCAGGACCTGGGATATTTTCCCCATAAGGCAGGAAAGGCAGCCAGACAGCCCTGGGTTCAAAATCTGGCCTGTCCATTCAGGAACCCGGGTGACCTTGGACatgtcacttagcctctctggacTCAGTTGTCTTTATCGTAAAATGGGAACACCACCGTGGGCAGGGACTTGGAGGGATCCACAGCCATTCGCAATCAGGGCTCAGTATAGAGCAGGAACGTGGTAAGAGGCCACGAACATCCTGAAGACACCACTAAGTCTATCCTCATTCTAACCCTTAGGAAGATGTCTTCACTGCTGTTCCACTCGCAGTGGCCTCAGCATCTTATCACCGGGGCTTCAGAGAATACAGCAGTtctgcacccgccccccccccccccccggtctacTGAAGGAGAAGCTGCATTGTAACGAGATCCCAGGGATTCGTGTGCAGAGTGAGTTTTGCTGAGCTCTGTTTGAAGGACTCGTTAAGATTCAGGGTCGTTATCCTTGCAGGAACGGGAAGCCGATGAAAAACTGTAAACAGATCATGGGAGGGAATTGGAAAGAGGACAGGATTGATGAAGGATCCCTCCTCTGGCTGTGGGAGGGGAGTTGGGACAGCGAAGGGGACATCTGGAGAAGGGAGATGTGGAGGaactcactgaatgaatgaatgaatgaggctcAAAAAGGATCCCCAAAAGATGGAAAGTTCCCCTTGAGGGATACCACAGCGTGGACCAGTGggtctcaaagtgtggtccttggaccagcaacttcagcatcacctgggaacttgctggAAACGCAAATCCACAGGCCCTACCCCATGCCTAAtaaatcagaagctctgggggtgAGGCCCCCAGATTCTAATGattcaggtgattctaatgtacccCAAAGTTAGAGAACAGCCTTTCAGCTGCAGAAgggctggggaagaagagaagcaggatCATGAGGCGGACTCTTAGCCTCCCCCAGACCAGCTCCCACCTGTGCACGATGGGCAGCAGCCTCCGTCTTCGGAGGGAATCGGGTGGGAACAAGCAGCTTCACACATCACCTTTTCACAGCTCACCTCCCCGTTCTGGAAGCAGAAGCAGGACTTCCAGCCATCACGAGGCCCCGGACACTGGACCAGGGCAGCCCCCAGGATCCCTCCCACCTACCTGGCACCGGCACTGGGAACACCCAGCCTCTGTCCAGCGGCTTCCGGACTCATACGTGGCTCCCAGGTGCCAACAGGCAGAGGACCCTGGTGCCAACCACGTGGCCTCTGGGCCCCTGGGCAAGTAAGGAGTCACCTCCTGTAGTTGCGAGGGAGGTCCCAGGGTTCCCAGGAGGGAGGCACTAGGCACAGGAGTGGCCACCAGGGTGGCTGGCGGCCAAGTGTGTGGTGCAGGGGTGGGAGACGGCAGGCTGGTGGTCCTGACGCCAGCTGGGGGCCCCGGGGCTCCGGAAGGAGGGCTGTGTccaggggagagggcaggccGGCCCGCCTCCGGGAGCAGCAGTAGCATTTTGGGCGGGTGCTGCAGGGGCTGCAGGATGGCAGAGGGGGCCAGCACGGCTTTGGGGAAAGCTGAAATGGAAGGACGGGGGTCCTTGAGGGAGGCAGCAGCAGTGGCAAGAGGCGAGACTGCAGCCCACCGCCAGTCACTGAATGTCCGTGGACCAGTTTTTATTCATCAGCGTAAGAGTCTAATACCCCCAGTTCACCCTAGACCAAGGGGGGCTACAGTGACCATCACACAAGGCTGAGGGGAAAGCACTACAGGAGCAGGCCCAAGTGACAAGTTGGGAGTGGGTCCCCTGCTGCCCCGCCCAGACGTGGCTTCCCAAGAGGGGATGCTGAGGCTCAGGATGAAGGAACAGCCCGGGGAAAGCTTGCCATGGCTGGAAAGAGCATCTTCGGCATTTAGATGATCGGAAACGCATGTTTATAGGCACACTGTCAAAGTATGGCAGAGCGAACTGATGCCACATCGTCCAAAGTGTCCCTGGGAGCCCAGGTTACTGCGACTCCTGTCACATGCTcctctccccgctccccccccccccaccttttacCATTTGGGGGAAAACAAAAGGGTTAGGGAAACAGTAAAATG
Proteins encoded in this window:
- the VWCE gene encoding von Willebrand factor C and EGF domain-containing protein isoform X2 gives rise to the protein MWAGLLLRAACVALLLPGAPARGYTGRKPPGHFAAERRRLGPHVCLSGFGSGCCPGWAPSMGSGHCTLPLCSFGCGRGICIAPNVCSCQDGEQGATCPEAHGPCGEYGCDLTCNHGGCQEVARVCPVGFTMTETAVGIRCTDIDECLSSSCEGQCVNTEGGFVCECGPGMQLSADRHSCRDTDECLGTPCQQRCRNSIGSYRCSCRPGFHLHGNRHSCVDVNECRRPLERRVCHHSCHNTVGSFLCTCRPGFRLRADRVSCEAFPKAVLAPSAILQPLQHPPKMLLLLPEAGRPALSPGHSPPSGAPGPPAGVRTTSLPSPTPAPHTWPPATLVATPVPSASLLGTLGPPSQLQEVTPYLPRGPEATWLAPGSSACWHLGATYESGSRWTEAGCSQCRCQNGEVSCEKVMCEAACSHPIPSEDGGCCPSCTGCFHSGVIRAEGDVFSPANENCTVCVCMAGNVSCMSPECPPGPCQTPLKSDCCTCIPVRCYFHGRWYADGAVFSVGGDECTTCVCQNGEVECSFTPCPELDCPREEWWLGPGQCCFTCREPTPMTGCSLDDNGVEFPIGQIWSPGDPCELCICQADGSVSCKRTDCVDSCPHPIRIPGQCCPDCSAGCTYTGKIFYNNQTFPSVLDPCLSCICLLGSVACSPVDCPITCTYPFHPDGECCPVCRDCNYEGRKVVNGQVFTLDDEPCTQCTCQLGEVSCEKVPCQPACSDPSAPPGDCCPSCPDSLERRAVESGKAARSPRGDTEAPVNCSSCPGPPAALPERPVPHVLQLLLRTNVTTTQTLPTSPSGDQASPSPHSGSGGTFPGEPGASQPSPGPLILPRASTLPLAAPGAPGPPPVTPEPESSSGAQTATRRPSPPAIVLTEPSARSATAPSPSETPATLLRPRRLSPAASRLSAALAVMASPSPRRTGTSEGEESTG
- the VWCE gene encoding von Willebrand factor C and EGF domain-containing protein isoform X1, producing the protein MWAGLLLRAACVALLLPGAPARGYTGRKPPGHFAAERRRLGPHVCLSGFGSGCCPGWAPSMGSGHCTLPLCSFGCGRGICIAPNVCSCQDGEQGATCPEAHGPCGEYGCDLTCNHGGCQEVARVCPVGFTMTETAVGIRCTDIDECLSSSCEGQCVNTEGGFVCECGPGMQLSADRHSCRDTDECLGTPCQQRCRNSIGSYRCSCRPGFHLHGNRHSCVDVNECRRPLERRVCHHSCHNTVGSFLCTCRPGFRLRADRVSCEAFPKAVLAPSAILQPLQHPPKMLLLLPEAGRPALSPGHSPPSGAPGPPAGVRTTSLPSPTPAPHTWPPATLVATPVPSASLLGTLGPPSQLQEVTPYLPRGPEATWLAPGSSACWHLGATYESGSRWTEAGCSQCRCQNGEVSCEKVMCEAACSHPIPSEDGGCCPSCTGCFHSGVIRAEGDVFSPANENCTVCVCMAGNVSCMSPECPPGPCQTPLKSDCCTCIPVRCYFHGRWYADGAVFSVGGDECTTCVCQNGEVECSFTPCPELDCPREEWWLGPGQCCFTCREPTPMTGCSLDDNGVEFPIGQIWSPGDPCELCICQADGSVSCKRTDCVDSCPHPIRIPGQCCPDCSAGCTYTGKIFYNNQTFPSVLDPCLSCICLLGSVACSPVDCPITCTYPFHPDGECCPVCRGEWDQHPYVRGSQLGLGPHGPIPSAPADCNYEGRKVVNGQVFTLDDEPCTQCTCQLGEVSCEKVPCQPACSDPSAPPGDCCPSCPDSLERRAVESGKAARSPRGDTEAPVNCSSCPGPPAALPERPVPHVLQLLLRTNVTTTQTLPTSPSGDQASPSPHSGSGGTFPGEPGASQPSPGPLILPRASTLPLAAPGAPGPPPVTPEPESSSGAQTATRRPSPPAIVLTEPSARSATAPSPSETPATLLRPRRLSPAASRLSAALAVMASPSPRRTGTSEGEESTG